The following coding sequences are from one Candidatus Equadaptatus faecalis window:
- the mraZ gene encoding division/cell wall cluster transcriptional repressor MraZ, whose translation MLAGSFEHRLDSKGRVVLPARFRGELGNVVVATIGFEHCIILYTVQRWKDFEGKLNTLPSFRKSTRDLRRALFSNAMEQEIDSAGRIMLPQQLRSYGNIRQEITVVGVEDHIEIWDSERWKEYNSSLPDLAELSEELEGL comes from the coding sequence ATGTTAGCCGGCAGCTTTGAGCACAGACTCGACAGCAAGGGCAGGGTTGTTCTGCCAGCCCGTTTCAGAGGCGAGCTGGGCAATGTCGTTGTGGCTACTATCGGTTTCGAACACTGCATAATTCTCTATACTGTCCAGCGCTGGAAAGATTTTGAAGGAAAGCTGAATACGCTGCCTTCGTTCAGAAAGTCAACGCGCGATCTGCGCAGAGCGCTGTTCTCCAATGCGATGGAGCAGGAGATAGATTCTGCCGGACGCATAATGCTTCCTCAGCAGCTCCGCAGTTACGGAAATATCAGACAGGAGATAACGGTCGTCGGCGTAGAGGACCACATCGAAATCTGGGATTCGGAGCGCTGGAAGGAATACAACAGCAGTCTGCCTGATTTGGCAGAACTCTCCGAGGAACTTGAAGGTCTATGA